One window of Amaranthus tricolor cultivar Red isolate AtriRed21 chromosome 11, ASM2621246v1, whole genome shotgun sequence genomic DNA carries:
- the LOC130826809 gene encoding tRNA-splicing endonuclease subunit Sen2-1-like, with protein sequence MGARWKGKDAKAKALAEPMSEIVSALQSSLKTSEAKGVISGSRVLFEANTDQSELLNRACFGRVIITSQKDKEWYELNLQEAFYLAYTLKCLKIAGDDDIVKSHEELWQFMISKVEMFPEFFKAYSHLRMNNWVVKSGSQYGVDYVAYRQHPALVHSEYAVLVLSERNGNSCKRLKLWSDIYGTVRLCGGVAKTLLALHVRRVYETDSLLRLNDYDIEARTISRWIPEQAREKKRDAKSCSETKVE encoded by the coding sequence ATGGGTGCAAGATGGAAAGGCAAAGATGCAAAAGCCAAAGCCCTTGCAGAACCCATGTCAGAAATTGTTTCAGCACTTCAATCTTCTCTAAAAACATCAGAGGCCAAGGGAGTGATATCTGGATCTCGGGTTCTATTTGAAGCCAATACTGATCAATCTGAGCTTTTGAACCGTGCATGCTTTGGTCGGGTCATTATAACCAGCCAAAAGGATAAAGAATGGTATGAACTTAATTTGCAAGAAGCTTTTTACTTGGCGTATACACTAAAATGTCTAAAAATCGCGGGAGATGATGATATTGTGAAGAGTCATGAAGAGTTGTGGCAGTTCAtgatttcaaaagttgaaatgtttCCCGAGTTTTTCAAGGCGTATTCTCATCTAAGAATGAATAATTGGGTAGTCAAATCGGGGTCACAATACGGTGTTGATTATGTTGCTTATCGCCAGCATCCCGCCTTAGTCCATTCAGAATATGCTGTTCTTGTCCTCTCAGAAAGAAATGGTAATTCCTGTAAACGATTGAAGTTGTGGTCTGATATCTACGGCACAGTTCGACTCTGTGGTGGTGTCGCGAAAACATTGTTGGCTCTACATGTGCGTAGAGTATACGAGACCGACTCTCTACTACGTTTGAACGATTATGATATAGAAGCTCGTACGATCTCTAGGTGGATACCGGAGCAAGCTCGTGAAAAGAAGAGAGATGCTAAATCTTGTAGTGAAACTAAGGTTGAATAA
- the LOC130827564 gene encoding aspartic proteinase 36-like isoform X1 → MLLHPPATAAFILIIAAVVFPVSSFPASILQLERAFPINEKVELDVLRARDAARHARILQSNGVGYGVVDFTVQGSSDPSFAGLYFSRVRLGTPPKEYNVQIDTGSDILWVTCNSCNDCPRSSGLGMELNFYDTAGSSTASLVSCSDPICTTMVPTTASQCSADTNQCRYSFQYVDGSGTSGFYVSDMLYFDMIIGNSMIANSSASIVFGCSTYQSGQLTESDHAIDGIFGFGQQGMSVVSQLSSRGITPQAFSHCLKGEGNGGGILVLGEILDSSIVYSPLVPSQRHYNLDLQSIAVNGQLLAIDHSAFTASDNQGTIIDSGTTLAYLIEEAYDPFIKAVTDVAVSHSTKPLNYKGYQCYLVYTSLSDIFPFVSLNFAGGASMVLRPEEYLLKMGVVDGAVLWCMGFQKAQDQGATILGDLVLKDKIFVYDLTHQRIGWANYDCSMSVNVSITFGRDEFINARQPSMSSLSKNVLVGVVPVLFKALIAQIITFLIM, encoded by the exons ATGCTTCTTCATCCACCGGCTACGGCAGCATTTATACTAATTATCGCCGCCGTAGTATTTCCGGTGAGTAGTTTCCCGGCGAGTATTTTGCAACTTGAAAGAGCTTTCCCGATTAATGAAAAAGTAGAGTTGGACGTTCTTCGGGCCCGAGATGCGGCCCGTCATGCCCGTATCTTGCAGAGTAATGGCGTTGGCTATGGTGTTGTGGATTTCACTGTTCAAGGCTCTTCTGATCCTTCTTTTGCTGG GTTGTATTTTTCTAGAGTGAGATTGGGAACTCCTCCTAAGGAATACAATGTGCAGATTGACACAGGAAGTGATATATTATGGGTTACTTGCAATTCTTGTAACGACTGCCCACGGTCAAGTGGCCTTGGG ATGGAGCTTAATTTTTATGATACCGCTGGCTCTTCGACTGCCAGCTTAGTGTCTTGTTCGGACCCAATATGTACTACAATGGTTCCAACAACAGCGTCTCAATGTTCTGCTGACACTAATCAGTGCCGTTACTCGTTCCAATATGTTGATGGAAGCGGGACGTCAGGGTTTTATGTATCCGATATGCTGTACTTTGATATGATCATCGGGAACTCTATGATCGCTAATTCGTCTGCTTCTATTGTTTTCGG ATGCAGCACCTATCAATCTGGGCAATTGACCGAGTCAGATCATGCTATTGACGGGATCTTTGGTTTTGGTCAGCAAGGCATGTCTGTTGTATCGCAGCTATCCTCTAGAGGGATAACACCTCAGGCTTTTTCCCATTGTTTGAAAGGAGAGGGTAATGGCGGGGGTATTCTGGTCCTTGGCGAAATTTTGGACTCGAGTATTGTGTATAGCCCGCTTGTTCCATCGCA GCGTCATTATAATTTGGACCTGCAGAGCATTGCAGTCAATGGGCAATTATTGGCAATTGATCATTCAGCATTTACAGCATCCGACAACCAGGGAACGATCATTGATTCTGGAACAACTTTGGCATATTTGATTGAAGAAGCTTATGACCCTTTTATTAAAGCG GTAACGGACGTAGCAGTGTCACATTCTACCAAACCTCTTAATTACAAAGGATACCAATGTTACTTGGTCTACACAAG tttaaGCGATATATTTCCATTTGTGAGCTTGAACTTTGCTGGTGGTGCATCCATGGTGTTGAGACCTGAAGAATACCTTTTAAAGATGGGCGTTGTG GATGGTGCAGTTTTATGGTGCATGGGTTTTCAGAAAGCTCAAGACCAAGGAGCTACCATTTTAGGAG ATCTTGTTTTGAAAGATAAAATCTTTGTCTATGATCTAACACATCAAAGGATTGGATGGGCTAATTATGATT gTTCAATGTCTGTCAACGTCTCGATTACATTTGGTAGGGATGAGTTCATTAATGCCAGACAGCCAAGTATGAGCAGCTTGTCCAAAAATGTTCTCGTTGGAGTCGTACCTGTTCTCTTTAAGGCGCTTATTGCACAGATTATAACGTTTCTGATCATGTAG
- the LOC130827564 gene encoding aspartic proteinase 36-like isoform X3 gives MRPVMPVSCRVMALAMVLWISLFKALLILLLLDRLYFSRVRLGTPPKEYNVQIDTGSDILWVTCNSCNDCPRSSGLGMELNFYDTAGSSTASLVSCSDPICTTMVPTTASQCSADTNQCRYSFQYVDGSGTSGFYVSDMLYFDMIIGNSMIANSSASIVFGCSTYQSGQLTESDHAIDGIFGFGQQGMSVVSQLSSRGITPQAFSHCLKGEGNGGGILVLGEILDSSIVYSPLVPSQRHYNLDLQSIAVNGQLLAIDHSAFTASDNQGTIIDSGTTLAYLIEEAYDPFIKAVTDVAVSHSTKPLNYKGYQCYLVYTSLSDIFPFVSLNFAGGASMVLRPEEYLLKMGVVDGAVLWCMGFQKAQDQGATILGDLVLKDKIFVYDLTHQRIGWANYDCSMSVNVSITFGRDEFINARQPSMSSLSKNVLVGVVPVLFKALIAQIITFLIM, from the exons ATGCGGCCCGTCATGCCCGTATCTTGCAGAGTAATGGCGTTGGCTATGGTGTTGTGGATTTCACTGTTCAAGGCTCTTCTGATCCTTCTTTTGCTGG ATAGGTTGTATTTTTCTAGAGTGAGATTGGGAACTCCTCCTAAGGAATACAATGTGCAGATTGACACAGGAAGTGATATATTATGGGTTACTTGCAATTCTTGTAACGACTGCCCACGGTCAAGTGGCCTTGGG ATGGAGCTTAATTTTTATGATACCGCTGGCTCTTCGACTGCCAGCTTAGTGTCTTGTTCGGACCCAATATGTACTACAATGGTTCCAACAACAGCGTCTCAATGTTCTGCTGACACTAATCAGTGCCGTTACTCGTTCCAATATGTTGATGGAAGCGGGACGTCAGGGTTTTATGTATCCGATATGCTGTACTTTGATATGATCATCGGGAACTCTATGATCGCTAATTCGTCTGCTTCTATTGTTTTCGG ATGCAGCACCTATCAATCTGGGCAATTGACCGAGTCAGATCATGCTATTGACGGGATCTTTGGTTTTGGTCAGCAAGGCATGTCTGTTGTATCGCAGCTATCCTCTAGAGGGATAACACCTCAGGCTTTTTCCCATTGTTTGAAAGGAGAGGGTAATGGCGGGGGTATTCTGGTCCTTGGCGAAATTTTGGACTCGAGTATTGTGTATAGCCCGCTTGTTCCATCGCA GCGTCATTATAATTTGGACCTGCAGAGCATTGCAGTCAATGGGCAATTATTGGCAATTGATCATTCAGCATTTACAGCATCCGACAACCAGGGAACGATCATTGATTCTGGAACAACTTTGGCATATTTGATTGAAGAAGCTTATGACCCTTTTATTAAAGCG GTAACGGACGTAGCAGTGTCACATTCTACCAAACCTCTTAATTACAAAGGATACCAATGTTACTTGGTCTACACAAG tttaaGCGATATATTTCCATTTGTGAGCTTGAACTTTGCTGGTGGTGCATCCATGGTGTTGAGACCTGAAGAATACCTTTTAAAGATGGGCGTTGTG GATGGTGCAGTTTTATGGTGCATGGGTTTTCAGAAAGCTCAAGACCAAGGAGCTACCATTTTAGGAG ATCTTGTTTTGAAAGATAAAATCTTTGTCTATGATCTAACACATCAAAGGATTGGATGGGCTAATTATGATT gTTCAATGTCTGTCAACGTCTCGATTACATTTGGTAGGGATGAGTTCATTAATGCCAGACAGCCAAGTATGAGCAGCTTGTCCAAAAATGTTCTCGTTGGAGTCGTACCTGTTCTCTTTAAGGCGCTTATTGCACAGATTATAACGTTTCTGATCATGTAG
- the LOC130827564 gene encoding aspartic proteinase 36-like isoform X2: MLLHPPATAAFILIIAAVVFPVSSFPASILQLERAFPINEKVELDVLRARDAARHARILQSNGVGYGVVDFTVQGSSDPSFAGVRLGTPPKEYNVQIDTGSDILWVTCNSCNDCPRSSGLGMELNFYDTAGSSTASLVSCSDPICTTMVPTTASQCSADTNQCRYSFQYVDGSGTSGFYVSDMLYFDMIIGNSMIANSSASIVFGCSTYQSGQLTESDHAIDGIFGFGQQGMSVVSQLSSRGITPQAFSHCLKGEGNGGGILVLGEILDSSIVYSPLVPSQRHYNLDLQSIAVNGQLLAIDHSAFTASDNQGTIIDSGTTLAYLIEEAYDPFIKAVTDVAVSHSTKPLNYKGYQCYLVYTSLSDIFPFVSLNFAGGASMVLRPEEYLLKMGVVDGAVLWCMGFQKAQDQGATILGDLVLKDKIFVYDLTHQRIGWANYDCSMSVNVSITFGRDEFINARQPSMSSLSKNVLVGVVPVLFKALIAQIITFLIM, translated from the exons ATGCTTCTTCATCCACCGGCTACGGCAGCATTTATACTAATTATCGCCGCCGTAGTATTTCCGGTGAGTAGTTTCCCGGCGAGTATTTTGCAACTTGAAAGAGCTTTCCCGATTAATGAAAAAGTAGAGTTGGACGTTCTTCGGGCCCGAGATGCGGCCCGTCATGCCCGTATCTTGCAGAGTAATGGCGTTGGCTATGGTGTTGTGGATTTCACTGTTCAAGGCTCTTCTGATCCTTCTTTTGCTGG AGTGAGATTGGGAACTCCTCCTAAGGAATACAATGTGCAGATTGACACAGGAAGTGATATATTATGGGTTACTTGCAATTCTTGTAACGACTGCCCACGGTCAAGTGGCCTTGGG ATGGAGCTTAATTTTTATGATACCGCTGGCTCTTCGACTGCCAGCTTAGTGTCTTGTTCGGACCCAATATGTACTACAATGGTTCCAACAACAGCGTCTCAATGTTCTGCTGACACTAATCAGTGCCGTTACTCGTTCCAATATGTTGATGGAAGCGGGACGTCAGGGTTTTATGTATCCGATATGCTGTACTTTGATATGATCATCGGGAACTCTATGATCGCTAATTCGTCTGCTTCTATTGTTTTCGG ATGCAGCACCTATCAATCTGGGCAATTGACCGAGTCAGATCATGCTATTGACGGGATCTTTGGTTTTGGTCAGCAAGGCATGTCTGTTGTATCGCAGCTATCCTCTAGAGGGATAACACCTCAGGCTTTTTCCCATTGTTTGAAAGGAGAGGGTAATGGCGGGGGTATTCTGGTCCTTGGCGAAATTTTGGACTCGAGTATTGTGTATAGCCCGCTTGTTCCATCGCA GCGTCATTATAATTTGGACCTGCAGAGCATTGCAGTCAATGGGCAATTATTGGCAATTGATCATTCAGCATTTACAGCATCCGACAACCAGGGAACGATCATTGATTCTGGAACAACTTTGGCATATTTGATTGAAGAAGCTTATGACCCTTTTATTAAAGCG GTAACGGACGTAGCAGTGTCACATTCTACCAAACCTCTTAATTACAAAGGATACCAATGTTACTTGGTCTACACAAG tttaaGCGATATATTTCCATTTGTGAGCTTGAACTTTGCTGGTGGTGCATCCATGGTGTTGAGACCTGAAGAATACCTTTTAAAGATGGGCGTTGTG GATGGTGCAGTTTTATGGTGCATGGGTTTTCAGAAAGCTCAAGACCAAGGAGCTACCATTTTAGGAG ATCTTGTTTTGAAAGATAAAATCTTTGTCTATGATCTAACACATCAAAGGATTGGATGGGCTAATTATGATT gTTCAATGTCTGTCAACGTCTCGATTACATTTGGTAGGGATGAGTTCATTAATGCCAGACAGCCAAGTATGAGCAGCTTGTCCAAAAATGTTCTCGTTGGAGTCGTACCTGTTCTCTTTAAGGCGCTTATTGCACAGATTATAACGTTTCTGATCATGTAG